In a single window of the Hippoglossus hippoglossus isolate fHipHip1 chromosome 7, fHipHip1.pri, whole genome shotgun sequence genome:
- the dnase1l1 gene encoding deoxyribonuclease-1-like 1: MTEPASGFTTEEAVRNKQTVETPEPASCLLQHCTMRWSSLLLLSFLSGVMVVRGGSDFRVCAFNLHHFGDSKSKKSTVMHTLTRIIARCDVCLLQEVRDSKENALPKLLTRLNSYDTEHKYDAVASERLGRSESYQEQYVFVYRTDTVSLTDQYQYPDDRPGDVDAFSREPFVVRFKAPKTVIKEFVLIPQHTSPVNTTKELDALYDVLQHVKKMWKTENVMLLGDFNADCGYLAKKNRKNVRLITDTDLVWLIKDKTDTTVRSTTSCTYDRIVVHGAAFTREIVPLSAKPYNFQTEYRLTEEQALEVSDHYPVEVLLKVVKSRFPFNDATSLTSTKFLSLFVLSHLVSQVFT; encoded by the exons ATGACCGAGCCAGCTTCAGGTTTCACGACAGAGGAGGCggtgagaaacaaacaaaccgtGGAAACCCCAGAACCAGCGAGCTG TCTCTTACAACACTGTACCATGAGGTggtcttctctcctcctgctctccttcctctctggtGTGATGGTGGTTCGGGGGGGTTCGGACTTTAGAGTCTGTGCCTTCAACCTCCATCACTTTGGGGATTCCAAGTCCAAGAAGAGCACTGTCATGCACACTCTTACCAGG ATCATCGCTcgctgtgatgtgtgtttgcttcAGGAAGTGAGAGATAGTAAAGAGAACGCTTTACCAAAGCTGCTTACACGCCTCAACAG CTATGACACCGAACATAAGTACGATGCTGTGGCCAGTGAGAGGCTGGGCAGATCTGAATCATACCAGGAGCAGTACGTGTTCGTTTACAG GACTGATACAGTGAGTCTTACTGACCAGTATCAGTATCCCGATGATCGACCAGGAGATGTTGATGCTTTCTCCAGAGAACCTTTTGTTGTCCGCTTCAAAGCCCCCAAGACAG TTATAAAGGAGTTTGTCCTCATACCCCAGCACACCAGTCCAGTCAACACCACTAAGGAGCTTGATGCACTGTATGATGTCTTACAACATGTGAAAAAGATGTGGAAAACTGAG aATGTGATGCTTCTCGGTGACTTCAACGCTGACTGTGGCTACCTCGCTAAGAAGAACAGGAAGAATGTGCGTCTGATTACAGACACAGATCTCGTTTGGCTCATCAAAGATAAAACTGACACCACCGTGCGATCGACCACCTCCTGCACCTACGACAG GATCGTTGTGCATGGGGCAGCATTTACCAGAGAAATTGTGCCTCTTTCCGCCAAACCATATAACTTCCAAACAGAGTACAGACTCACAGAGGAGCAG GCGCTGGAGGTCAGTGATCACTACCCAGTGGAAGTTCTGCTCAAGGTCGTCAAGTCAAGATTCCCTTTCAATGATGCAACTTCTCTAACCAGCACAAAGttcctctctttgtttgtccTCAGCCATCTTGTCTCTCAAGTGTTCACATGA
- the cfap206 gene encoding cilia- and flagella-associated protein 206 isoform X1 gives MSRAHAENVIKNIIREIVQECAVRGQVVSDTLVAFMVKAVVLDPRNGFNVDRTLTKQDVQKLEELCLDKLMEKCSPSLDTIKMQVYFDINYTSRREFLEEIQRVVDSRLSPVSRDITDSRVKTREELDALYRKIITYIVLRSGMGSPTDDNTLQEATAALQSVFPPTELGTFMVLLKKEKEKQLNELTMIVTGIRIFNKASRKRGEETDLRELMPDVLNGSLPVISNSIEKELSASQSLAWKYTAVLEKLTDSDHQPEELDVSSVLLKQALYNIRQHEVFLKMLLADACLCAKHVEFLQTELSSQMKLLKETVQSKTAVPTANVFPLFKALSDVWSGLRDEAELLSILNNIKLSLQPLLTSQANIFSEAYLDDLLEASEVKTDEQRLTESSDECIIQAEMKTQEWLLPEATTSFNDLLLQYNGVCGYTLVNRDGLLLPGNPHIGVMRHKEKLYAFSSKEAALKFASRPDDFIAEVAEKAKLSPELIQLLKLHQQFSCVSPYSEMQPGESLLVKPITKCESSTQTDLHPVETNIVKSYEWNEWELRRKAIRLANLRTKVTHSAQTDLSHMRRENITQTWLPKDAACQSKRDGESNMPRPQVYLAGLRGQRDGHMVKTNLTRSVDE, from the exons ATGTCGCGGGCTCACGCGGAAAAcgtgattaaaaacattatcCGTGAGATAGTGCAGGAGTGTGCGGTGAGGGGACAAGTCGTGTCGGACACTTTGGTTGCTTTCATG GTGAAAGCTGTTGTTCTGGACCCAAGAAATGGATTCAATGTTGATCGCACACTGACAAAACAAGATGTCCAGAAACTGGAGGAG ttGTGTCTGGATAAACTGATGGAAAAGTGCAGCCCCTCCCTCGACACAATCAAAATGCAAGTGTATTTTGATATAAATTACACTTCCCGAC gtgagTTTCTCGAGGAAATCCAGCGGGTGGTGGACTCCAGGCTCAGCCCAGTTAGCAGAGACATCACTGATAGCAGGGTGAAAACACGAGAGGAACTAGATGCTCTGTACCGTAAAATCATCACATACATCGTGCTGCGCTCCGGCATGGGTTCACCTACAGATGACAACACTCTGCAAGAGGCTACAG CTGCTCTGCAAAGTGTCTTTCCTCCGACTGAACTGGGAACCTTCATGGTGCTTTtaaagaaggaaaaggagaagcaGCTTAATGAACTTACCATGATTGTAACAGGGATCCGAATCTTCAACAAAGCCAGCAGGAAGAGGGGGGAGGAAACTGACCTTCGTGAACTAA TGCCGGACGTTCTAAATGGAAGTCTTCCAGTCATCAGTAACAGCATAGAGAAGGAGCTGAGTGCGTCACAGAGTTTGGCATGGAAATACACAGCTGTGCTGGAGAAGCTGACAGACTCTGACCATCAGCCTGAAGAACTTGACGTGTCCTCTGTCTTGCTCAAACAGGCTCTCTACAACATCAGGCAGCACGAAGTGTTCCTCAAAATGTTACTG GCTGATGCATGTCTGTGTGCCAAGCATGTTGAATTCCTGCAGACGGAGCTCTCGTCACAGATGAAGCTGCTGAAAGAAACCGTGCAGTCAAAGACAGCTGTACCCACTGCAAATGTTTTT CCACTGTTCAAAGCCCTGTCAGACGTGTGGTCTGGACTTCGGGATGAGGCTGAGCTGCTGAGCATCCTCAATAACATCAAGCTCAGTCTGCAgcccctcctcacctctcagGCCAACATTTTTTCTGAAGCTTATCTGGATGACCTGCTGGAGGCGTCAGAGGTGAAGACAGATGAACAGAGACTGACTGAGTCCTCAG ATGAGTGCATTATTCAAGCTGAGATGAAGACACAGGAATGGCTCCTGCCTGAAGCAACAACTAGTTTTAATGATCTGTTGCTACAGTATAATGGAGTCTGTGGCTACACACTTGTGAACCGGGATGGGCTTCTTCTTCCAG GTAATCCACACATTGGAGTCATGAGACATAAAGAGAAGCTTTATGCTTTTAGCTCCAAAGAAGCAGCTTTGAAATTTGCCTCTCGTCCAGACGACTTCATTGCTGAGGTTGCAGAAAAAGCCAAGCTCTCTCCTGAACTCATTCAGCTTCTCAAACTCCACCAACAGTTCTCCTGTGTCAGTCCATACTCTGAG ATGCAGCCAGGAGAGAGTTTGCTGGTGAAGCCCATCACTAAGTGTGAGAGCAGCACGCAGACTGACCTACACCCAGTGGAGACAAACATAGTCAAGTCATATGAGTGGAATGAGTGGGAACTGCGGAGAAAAGCTATCAGACTG GCTAATCTTCGGACCAAAGTTACGCACTCAGCACAGACTGATCTGAGCCACATGAGGCGGGAAAACATCACTCAGACCTGGCTGCCCAAGGACGCCGCCTGTCAAAGCAAGAGAGACGGTGAGAGCAACATGCCCAGGCCTCAGGTCTACCTGGCAGGTCTGAGGGGACAAAGAGACGGACACATGGTCAAAACTAACCTGACCAGATCTGTGGATGAATAA
- the cfap206 gene encoding cilia- and flagella-associated protein 206 isoform X2 has translation MSRAHAENVIKNIIREIVQECAVKAVVLDPRNGFNVDRTLTKQDVQKLEELCLDKLMEKCSPSLDTIKMQVYFDINYTSRREFLEEIQRVVDSRLSPVSRDITDSRVKTREELDALYRKIITYIVLRSGMGSPTDDNTLQEATAALQSVFPPTELGTFMVLLKKEKEKQLNELTMIVTGIRIFNKASRKRGEETDLRELMPDVLNGSLPVISNSIEKELSASQSLAWKYTAVLEKLTDSDHQPEELDVSSVLLKQALYNIRQHEVFLKMLLADACLCAKHVEFLQTELSSQMKLLKETVQSKTAVPTANVFPLFKALSDVWSGLRDEAELLSILNNIKLSLQPLLTSQANIFSEAYLDDLLEASEVKTDEQRLTESSDECIIQAEMKTQEWLLPEATTSFNDLLLQYNGVCGYTLVNRDGLLLPGNPHIGVMRHKEKLYAFSSKEAALKFASRPDDFIAEVAEKAKLSPELIQLLKLHQQFSCVSPYSEMQPGESLLVKPITKCESSTQTDLHPVETNIVKSYEWNEWELRRKAIRLANLRTKVTHSAQTDLSHMRRENITQTWLPKDAACQSKRDGESNMPRPQVYLAGLRGQRDGHMVKTNLTRSVDE, from the exons ATGTCGCGGGCTCACGCGGAAAAcgtgattaaaaacattatcCGTGAGATAGTGCAGGAGTGTGCG GTGAAAGCTGTTGTTCTGGACCCAAGAAATGGATTCAATGTTGATCGCACACTGACAAAACAAGATGTCCAGAAACTGGAGGAG ttGTGTCTGGATAAACTGATGGAAAAGTGCAGCCCCTCCCTCGACACAATCAAAATGCAAGTGTATTTTGATATAAATTACACTTCCCGAC gtgagTTTCTCGAGGAAATCCAGCGGGTGGTGGACTCCAGGCTCAGCCCAGTTAGCAGAGACATCACTGATAGCAGGGTGAAAACACGAGAGGAACTAGATGCTCTGTACCGTAAAATCATCACATACATCGTGCTGCGCTCCGGCATGGGTTCACCTACAGATGACAACACTCTGCAAGAGGCTACAG CTGCTCTGCAAAGTGTCTTTCCTCCGACTGAACTGGGAACCTTCATGGTGCTTTtaaagaaggaaaaggagaagcaGCTTAATGAACTTACCATGATTGTAACAGGGATCCGAATCTTCAACAAAGCCAGCAGGAAGAGGGGGGAGGAAACTGACCTTCGTGAACTAA TGCCGGACGTTCTAAATGGAAGTCTTCCAGTCATCAGTAACAGCATAGAGAAGGAGCTGAGTGCGTCACAGAGTTTGGCATGGAAATACACAGCTGTGCTGGAGAAGCTGACAGACTCTGACCATCAGCCTGAAGAACTTGACGTGTCCTCTGTCTTGCTCAAACAGGCTCTCTACAACATCAGGCAGCACGAAGTGTTCCTCAAAATGTTACTG GCTGATGCATGTCTGTGTGCCAAGCATGTTGAATTCCTGCAGACGGAGCTCTCGTCACAGATGAAGCTGCTGAAAGAAACCGTGCAGTCAAAGACAGCTGTACCCACTGCAAATGTTTTT CCACTGTTCAAAGCCCTGTCAGACGTGTGGTCTGGACTTCGGGATGAGGCTGAGCTGCTGAGCATCCTCAATAACATCAAGCTCAGTCTGCAgcccctcctcacctctcagGCCAACATTTTTTCTGAAGCTTATCTGGATGACCTGCTGGAGGCGTCAGAGGTGAAGACAGATGAACAGAGACTGACTGAGTCCTCAG ATGAGTGCATTATTCAAGCTGAGATGAAGACACAGGAATGGCTCCTGCCTGAAGCAACAACTAGTTTTAATGATCTGTTGCTACAGTATAATGGAGTCTGTGGCTACACACTTGTGAACCGGGATGGGCTTCTTCTTCCAG GTAATCCACACATTGGAGTCATGAGACATAAAGAGAAGCTTTATGCTTTTAGCTCCAAAGAAGCAGCTTTGAAATTTGCCTCTCGTCCAGACGACTTCATTGCTGAGGTTGCAGAAAAAGCCAAGCTCTCTCCTGAACTCATTCAGCTTCTCAAACTCCACCAACAGTTCTCCTGTGTCAGTCCATACTCTGAG ATGCAGCCAGGAGAGAGTTTGCTGGTGAAGCCCATCACTAAGTGTGAGAGCAGCACGCAGACTGACCTACACCCAGTGGAGACAAACATAGTCAAGTCATATGAGTGGAATGAGTGGGAACTGCGGAGAAAAGCTATCAGACTG GCTAATCTTCGGACCAAAGTTACGCACTCAGCACAGACTGATCTGAGCCACATGAGGCGGGAAAACATCACTCAGACCTGGCTGCCCAAGGACGCCGCCTGTCAAAGCAAGAGAGACGGTGAGAGCAACATGCCCAGGCCTCAGGTCTACCTGGCAGGTCTGAGGGGACAAAGAGACGGACACATGGTCAAAACTAACCTGACCAGATCTGTGGATGAATAA
- the cfap206 gene encoding cilia- and flagella-associated protein 206 isoform X3 produces the protein MSRAHAENVIKNIIREIVQECAVRGQVVSDTLVAFMVKAVVLDPRNGFNVDRTLTKQDVQKLEELCLDKLMEKCSPSLDTIKMQVYFDINYTSRREFLEEIQRVVDSRLSPVSRDITDSRVKTREELDALYRKIITYIVLRSGMGSPTDDNTLQEATAALQSVFPPTELGTFMVLLKKEKEKQLNELTMIVTGIRIFNKASRKRGEETDLRELMPDVLNGSLPVISNSIEKELSASQSLAWKYTAVLEKLTDSDHQPEELDVSSVLLKQALYNIRQHEVFLKMLLADACLCAKHVEFLQTELSSQMKLLKETVQSKTAVPTANVFPLFKALSDVWSGLRDEAELLSILNNIKLSLQPLLTSQANIFSEAYLDDLLEASEVKTDEQRLTESSDECIIQAEMKTQEWLLPEATTSFNDLLLQYNGVCGYTLVNRDGLLLPGNPHIGVMRHKEKLYAFSSKEAALKFASRPDDFIAEMQPGESLLVKPITKCESSTQTDLHPVETNIVKSYEWNEWELRRKAIRLANLRTKVTHSAQTDLSHMRRENITQTWLPKDAACQSKRDGESNMPRPQVYLAGLRGQRDGHMVKTNLTRSVDE, from the exons ATGTCGCGGGCTCACGCGGAAAAcgtgattaaaaacattatcCGTGAGATAGTGCAGGAGTGTGCGGTGAGGGGACAAGTCGTGTCGGACACTTTGGTTGCTTTCATG GTGAAAGCTGTTGTTCTGGACCCAAGAAATGGATTCAATGTTGATCGCACACTGACAAAACAAGATGTCCAGAAACTGGAGGAG ttGTGTCTGGATAAACTGATGGAAAAGTGCAGCCCCTCCCTCGACACAATCAAAATGCAAGTGTATTTTGATATAAATTACACTTCCCGAC gtgagTTTCTCGAGGAAATCCAGCGGGTGGTGGACTCCAGGCTCAGCCCAGTTAGCAGAGACATCACTGATAGCAGGGTGAAAACACGAGAGGAACTAGATGCTCTGTACCGTAAAATCATCACATACATCGTGCTGCGCTCCGGCATGGGTTCACCTACAGATGACAACACTCTGCAAGAGGCTACAG CTGCTCTGCAAAGTGTCTTTCCTCCGACTGAACTGGGAACCTTCATGGTGCTTTtaaagaaggaaaaggagaagcaGCTTAATGAACTTACCATGATTGTAACAGGGATCCGAATCTTCAACAAAGCCAGCAGGAAGAGGGGGGAGGAAACTGACCTTCGTGAACTAA TGCCGGACGTTCTAAATGGAAGTCTTCCAGTCATCAGTAACAGCATAGAGAAGGAGCTGAGTGCGTCACAGAGTTTGGCATGGAAATACACAGCTGTGCTGGAGAAGCTGACAGACTCTGACCATCAGCCTGAAGAACTTGACGTGTCCTCTGTCTTGCTCAAACAGGCTCTCTACAACATCAGGCAGCACGAAGTGTTCCTCAAAATGTTACTG GCTGATGCATGTCTGTGTGCCAAGCATGTTGAATTCCTGCAGACGGAGCTCTCGTCACAGATGAAGCTGCTGAAAGAAACCGTGCAGTCAAAGACAGCTGTACCCACTGCAAATGTTTTT CCACTGTTCAAAGCCCTGTCAGACGTGTGGTCTGGACTTCGGGATGAGGCTGAGCTGCTGAGCATCCTCAATAACATCAAGCTCAGTCTGCAgcccctcctcacctctcagGCCAACATTTTTTCTGAAGCTTATCTGGATGACCTGCTGGAGGCGTCAGAGGTGAAGACAGATGAACAGAGACTGACTGAGTCCTCAG ATGAGTGCATTATTCAAGCTGAGATGAAGACACAGGAATGGCTCCTGCCTGAAGCAACAACTAGTTTTAATGATCTGTTGCTACAGTATAATGGAGTCTGTGGCTACACACTTGTGAACCGGGATGGGCTTCTTCTTCCAG GTAATCCACACATTGGAGTCATGAGACATAAAGAGAAGCTTTATGCTTTTAGCTCCAAAGAAGCAGCTTTGAAATTTGCCTCTCGTCCAGACGACTTCATTGCTGAG ATGCAGCCAGGAGAGAGTTTGCTGGTGAAGCCCATCACTAAGTGTGAGAGCAGCACGCAGACTGACCTACACCCAGTGGAGACAAACATAGTCAAGTCATATGAGTGGAATGAGTGGGAACTGCGGAGAAAAGCTATCAGACTG GCTAATCTTCGGACCAAAGTTACGCACTCAGCACAGACTGATCTGAGCCACATGAGGCGGGAAAACATCACTCAGACCTGGCTGCCCAAGGACGCCGCCTGTCAAAGCAAGAGAGACGGTGAGAGCAACATGCCCAGGCCTCAGGTCTACCTGGCAGGTCTGAGGGGACAAAGAGACGGACACATGGTCAAAACTAACCTGACCAGATCTGTGGATGAATAA